In Procambarus clarkii isolate CNS0578487 chromosome 25, FALCON_Pclarkii_2.0, whole genome shotgun sequence, the following proteins share a genomic window:
- the LOC123756431 gene encoding prenylcysteine oxidase 1, which yields MLQIHKLCLVGFLTQVRRSWTLQDEISVTFPKIAIIGGGIGGTATAYFLQELFGDNVIIDLYESERIGGRLATIPIGEHEYEVGGSIIHPKNQYMLNFVPKLGLEPRHTCKGKLGIFNGETYVFRDSAWDIISLGKLFWRYGWDMYRLNRLTAEMLGDFTKIYKLQSEGYAFKDVASLLHAIHPNFQEMTKKSLAAWLKEIGIHELMIDELITAVTQCNYGQTPSIHAFVGAISVAAADEELWSVLGGNKRVAEELLINSHAAYLRRYVTEVAQNKGYFTVTSTETVVKNLFTEGNPNIPEMNSSYDPRTQQYDIVIFAAPLTKDKSSIKLVNFTKDLEFPGRYERILCTMVQGEVRPESLLLTPEDDIDEILVSNPGLIFNSFGKQCPVDNYDKTNSPDVWKIFSSVPLGEEQLDIFFKKRNSTDVIDWLAYPHYDSDQQLGNFELLPGVYYVNAIEWAGSAMEMSAIGAKNVALLAFKYWLQDPNAGILTTFRDEL from the exons ATGCTTCAAATACATAAACTATGCCTAGTGGGCTTCCTGACTCAAGTAAGGAGATCATGGACCTTGCAAGATGAAATCTCTGTAACCTTTCCAAAAATAG CTATTATTGGTGGTGGCATAGGAGGCACAGCTACAGCTTATTTCTTGCAAGAATTGTTTGGAGACAATGTAATAATTGATCTTTACGAGTCGGAGAGGATTGGTGGCAGATTGGCCACTATTCCAATAGGTGAACACGAGTATGAGGTTGGCGGCTCTATTATTCATCCAAAGAATCAGTATATGCTCAATTTTGTACCAAAATTAG GTTTGGAACCGAGGCACACCTGTAAAGGAAAATTGGGGATATTCAATGGTGAAACATATGTGTTCAGAGATAGTGCCTGGGATATTATCAGCTTGGGAAAACTTTTCTGGCGGTACGGATGGGATATGTATCGTCTTAATAGGTTGACAGCAGAAATGTTGGGAGACTTTACCAA AATTTACAAACTGCAGTCGGAAGGATATGCTTTTAAAGATGTAGCCTCCTTGCTTCATGCTATTCACCCCAACTTCCAGGAGATGACAAAAAAATCTTTAGCAGCCTGGCTCAAAGAAATTGGTATTCATGAACTGATGATTGATGAATTAATCACTGCCGTTACTCAGTGCAATTATGGACAGACTCCAAGTATTCATGCATTTGTTG GAGCTATATCTGTGGCTGCTGCTGATGAAGAGCTGTGGTCAGTGTTAGGAGGTAACAAAAGAGTGGCAGAGGAACTGCTCATCAACTCTCATGCTGCATATCTCAGACGTTATGTTACTGAGGTTGCTCAGAATAAGGGATATTttaca GTCACCTCAACTGAGACAGTAGTTAAAAATCTATTCACCGAGGGGAATCCTAATATCCCAGAGATGAATTCTTCCTATGACCCTCGAACTCAACAGTATGACATTGTTATTTTTGCTGCACCTCTAACCAAAGATAAAAGTTCAATTAAGTTGGTTAATTTTACAAAGGACTTGGAGTTTCCAGGACGTTATGAAAGAATTCTCTGTACAATGGTACAAGGAGAAGTTAGACCTGAAAGTCTCCTTTTAACACCAGAAGATGACATTGATGAAATTTTAGTATCAAATCCTGGGCTCATCTTTAATTCATTTGGAAAGCAATGCCCTGTTGATAATTATGATAAGACAAATTCTCCAGATGTGTGGAAGATATTTTCTTCGGTGCCTTTAGGAGAGGAACAGTTGgatatattttttaaaaaacGCAACTCCACCGATGTGATTGATTGGTTAGCGTATCCTCACTACGATTCCGATCAACAATTGGGAAACTTTGAATTGCTTCCAGGAGtatattatgtgaatgccattgaaTGGGCAGGAAGTGCAATGGAGATGAGTGCAATTGGAGCAAAAAATGTTGCACTTCTAGCATTTAAATACTGGCTGCAAGACCCAAATGCCGGTATACTTACAACATTTAGGGATGAACTGTGA